From a region of the Nocardioides ginsengisegetis genome:
- the csrA gene encoding carbon storage regulator CsrA has product MLVLSRRAGESVVLGEDITITILEVRGDVVRVGIDAPRSLKVHRAELLAQLEESNRQSASPSEDVVASLTRALHHD; this is encoded by the coding sequence ATGCTGGTTCTGAGTCGTCGTGCGGGGGAGAGCGTCGTCCTCGGCGAGGACATCACCATCACGATCCTCGAGGTGCGCGGCGACGTCGTCCGCGTCGGCATCGACGCTCCGCGCTCCCTGAAGGTCCACCGCGCCGAGCTGCTCGCCCAGCTCGAGGAGAGCAACCGCCAGTCGGCGTCCCCGAGCGAGGACGTCGTCGCCAGCCTCACCCGCGCCCTGCACCACGACTGA
- the flgL gene encoding flagellar hook-associated protein FlgL encodes MTVTRVTQTMLSHRALDGLQVGLGRVSRIQEQLSTGRIINRPSDDPTGATAAMRLRSSVADHQQYARNADDGVGWLDQVDTTLSSMTSQVRRAREVAINGANTGANGPDALRGMAAEVDQIRAGLISEANATYLGRPVFGGITSGAAAYDATGAYIGKPGEVVRTVADGVKIRVDQDGPAAFGIDGDSVFDHLTALSTALKAGDATGITQAIDVLGKDGTRITNAQTDVGTRTVRIEQARQKAGDAELSLTSALSEIENTDLPKATVDLQLQQVAYQAALAATAKVIQPSLLDFLR; translated from the coding sequence ATGACCGTCACCCGCGTCACCCAGACCATGCTCAGCCACCGAGCCCTCGACGGCCTGCAGGTCGGCCTGGGCCGCGTCTCGCGCATCCAGGAGCAGCTCTCCACCGGCCGGATCATCAACCGGCCGTCGGACGACCCGACCGGCGCCACCGCCGCCATGCGGCTGCGCTCGTCGGTGGCGGACCATCAGCAGTACGCCCGCAATGCCGACGACGGCGTCGGCTGGCTCGATCAGGTCGACACCACCCTCTCCAGCATGACCAGCCAGGTCCGCCGCGCCCGCGAGGTCGCCATCAACGGAGCCAACACCGGCGCCAACGGGCCGGACGCGCTGCGCGGGATGGCGGCCGAGGTCGACCAGATCCGGGCGGGCCTGATCAGCGAGGCCAACGCCACCTACCTCGGCCGGCCGGTGTTCGGCGGCATCACGTCCGGCGCCGCGGCGTACGACGCCACCGGGGCCTACATCGGCAAGCCGGGCGAGGTGGTGCGCACCGTCGCCGACGGCGTCAAGATCCGCGTCGACCAGGACGGACCGGCCGCGTTCGGCATCGACGGCGACTCGGTCTTCGACCACCTGACCGCCCTGTCGACGGCACTGAAGGCCGGTGACGCAACCGGCATCACCCAGGCCATCGACGTCCTCGGGAAGGACGGCACGCGGATCACCAACGCGCAGACGGATGTCGGCACCCGGACCGTCCGCATCGAGCAGGCCCGGCAGAAGGCCGGGGACGCCGAGCTGTCGCTGACCTCGGCGCTCTCCGAGATCGAGAACACCGACCTGCCGAAGGCGACCGTCGACCTCCAGCTGCAGCAGGTCGCCTACCAGGCCGCGCTCGCCGCCACGGCGAAGGTCATCCAGCCGAGCCTGCTGGACTTCTTGCGATGA
- the fliW gene encoding flagellar assembly protein FliW, giving the protein MTDVPVIEMVRPMPGFPERRRFALVQLDDDGVLCSMTSLDEPDLRFLVAPPGRFFPDYAPEVEDDVLSDLAIESSDDVLLLVVLNAAGGSLATTTANLAAPVLVNPATRRGGQIVLDAPGLPVAAPLLG; this is encoded by the coding sequence ATGACCGACGTGCCCGTCATCGAGATGGTGCGGCCGATGCCCGGATTCCCCGAGCGCCGGCGCTTCGCGCTGGTGCAGCTCGACGACGACGGCGTGCTGTGCAGCATGACGTCGCTGGACGAGCCGGACCTGCGCTTCCTGGTGGCCCCGCCGGGCCGCTTCTTCCCCGACTACGCCCCCGAGGTCGAGGACGACGTGCTGTCCGACCTCGCCATCGAGTCGTCGGACGACGTACTGCTCCTCGTGGTCCTCAACGCGGCCGGCGGCTCGCTGGCGACGACCACGGCCAACCTCGCCGCCCCGGTCCTGGTCAATCCGGCCACCCGACGTGGCGGGCAGATCGTCCTGGACGCCCCCGGCCTGCCCGTCGCGGCACCCCTGCTCGGGTGA